A stretch of the Lineus longissimus chromosome 12, tnLinLong1.2, whole genome shotgun sequence genome encodes the following:
- the LOC135496542 gene encoding potassium voltage-gated channel subfamily C member 3-like, whose translation MAKRIFWEKANAPSGTTDAEVSERDVLNFDIRGVKFELLADVVDEYPDTTLGRLAEQYQHLPELERNVVYVFDRDPNVFKAVIQFYKTGELHHPSVVCATIFKRDIEFWRITCPVAPCCSPAYQEAHSNTDVIRQFKETIIDEKNLLSDYVFHHNGRRWRPRLWYFMTYPSSSLGAKVYAVFVYLLVVLNMIRIIVEQNSHSFSSQLHSITSNLTDEEDVTDQEDTILCKVILSGYLGTSNFIMAFNIADMVVGVIFAFDNFLRLISAPKIKTAFLSYRNIVECVCLFPSLAFFLYWQGVVWLQSCDHSSATWIPLLWHLKQLRGLQLCVLLIHYMPCRVLFFVIKYNVKQGMISVFFLAVFTFTLTMGALVLVFERLGSGDWKSEDFNTAFDAYWWVIITMTTVGYGDVVPHSSLGKVIGVVCALSGILLLAVMVPLMTNNFTVVLNYSRDLDIHPRKDSSNEDKRRKSIAPGETYKLIKTKSVYA comes from the exons atggcGAAAAGGATATTTTGGGAAAAGGCGAACGCCCCAAGTGGAACAACCGATGCGGAGGTTTCTGAACGAGACGTATTGAATTTTGATATTCGGGGCGTCAAGTTTGAACTACTGGCTGATGTTGTGGACGAATATCCTGACACTACTCTTGGGCGTCTTGCAGAACAGTATCAGCATCTGCCTGAACTGGAGAGGAACGTAGTATACGTGTTTGATAGGGACCCGAATGTTTTTAAGGCAGTCATACAATTCTACAAAACTG GGGAACTGCACCACCCGTCTGTAGTTTGCGCCACCATCTTCAAGAGGGACATTGAGTTCTGGCGGATCACCTGCCCCGTTGCGCCCTGCTGCTCTCCGGCCTACCAGGAAGCCCACAGCAACACTGATGTGATTAGGCAATTCAAGGAGACCATCATCGACGAGAAAAACCTGTTATCAGACTACGTTTTCCATCACAATGGGAGAAGATGGAGGCCGCGACTTTGGTACTTCATGACGTACCCTTCATCGTCACTTGGCGCAAAG GTCTATGCAGTTTTTGTCTACTTGCTCGTCGTGCTCAACATGATCCGAATTATCGTGGAGCAGAACTCACACAGCTTCTCAAGCCAGTTGCACTCCATCACCTCCAACCTAACTGATGAAGAAGACGTAACAGATCAAGAAGACACCATATTGTGCAAAGTAATCCTATCGGGATATCTCGGAACTAGTAACTTCATAATGGCCTTTAACATCGCCGATATGGTAGTTGGTGTAATATTTGCATTCGATAATTTTTTGCGTCTGATCTCTGCACCAAAGATCAAGACAGCGTTCCTCTCCTATCGAAACATCGTCGAGTGCGTCTGTCTATTCCCGTCACTAGCATTCTTTCTCTACTGGCAAGGGGTCGTTTGGCTCCAGTCATGTGACCACAGCAGTGCCACCTGGATTCCGTTGCTATGGCACCTGAAACAGCTACGTGGGCTCCAACTGTGCGTGCTATTGATACACTACATGCCGTGCCGGGTGCTGTTTTTCGTCATCAAATATAACGTAAAGCAGGGAATGATAAGCGTTTTCTTCCTGGCCGTCTTCACTTTCACGCTGACAATGGGGGCGCTAGTCCTAGTCTTTGAACGTCTGGGAAGCGGCGACTGGAAAAGTGAAGATTTCAACACAGCATTTGATGCCTATTGGTGGGTCATAATTACCATGACAACCGTAGGCTACGGCGACGTCGTACCACACTCGAGTCTCGGGAAAGTCATAGGTGTTGTATGCGCCCTATCCGGTATTCTCCTATTGGCCGTCATGGTCCCACTGATGACCAATAACTTTACCGTCGTGTTAAACTACTCCCGTGACCTTGATATTCATCCGCGGAAAGATTCGTCCAATGAGGATAAGAGGCGTAAGAGCATAGCCCCGGGGGAAACTTATAAACTAATTAAAACAAAATCTGTGTATGCTTAA